Proteins encoded by one window of Aspergillus puulaauensis MK2 DNA, chromosome 4, nearly complete sequence:
- a CDS encoding MIP/aquaporin family protein (COG:G;~EggNog:ENOG410PIJX;~InterPro:IPR023271,IPR022357,IPR000425;~PFAM:PF00230;~TransMembrane:6 (i45-69o81-102i123-143o185-203i215-237o264-284i);~go_component: GO:0016020 - membrane [Evidence IEA];~go_function: GO:0015267 - channel activity [Evidence IEA];~go_process: GO:0055085 - transmembrane transport [Evidence IEA]), giving the protein MVAPLTSDKREAILGVKSVSVAETPEGTLSPSPLWWSRIRADCRLAFSEFFGTMILVLFGNGVVAQVILSEGEKGDYQSISWGWGLGVMLGVYVSGISGSHLNPAVTFANCVLRKFPWRKWPLYAVSQLLGGMCAAAIVYGNYKSAVDTYEGGPGIRTVPGYSDTASGGIFCTYPAEFMTRTGQFFSEFVASSILMFVIFSLTDKGNMAAGPFMPIAMFFTIFGIGACFGWETGYAINLARDFGPRLVSYMIGYGPEVWRAGNYYFWVPVVAPFFGCTFGGWLYDMFLYVGTDSVINTPYIGLHRFVRPMTKKHQDAQSP; this is encoded by the exons ATGGTTGCGCCTCTAACAAGCGACAAACGAGAGGCTATACTGGGCGTGAAGAGTGTTTCTGTGGCAGAAACACCCGAAGGAACGCTGTCACCGTCACCCTTATGGTGGAGCAGGATAAGAGCAGATTGTCGCCTAGCCTTTTCAGAGTTCTTCGGTACAATGATACTGGTTCTCTTTGGCAATGGAGTAGTTGCCCAGGTCATCCTTagcgagggcgagaaggggGACTATCAGTCTATTtcttggggttgggg CCTCGGCGTCATGCTAGGCGTCTATGTCAGCGGCATATCAGGCTCCCATTTAAACCCTGCAGTAACATTCGCGAACTGCGTCCTTCGAAAGTTCCCCTGGCGGAAGTGGCCTCTATACGCCGTCTCCCAACTGTTGGGAGGCATGTGCGCCGCAGCCATCGTATACGGTAACTACAAATCGGCCGTTGATACCTACGAGGGTGGACCGGGAATCAGAACTGTCCCTGGATACTCAGACACTGCTTCAGGGGGCATCTTTTGCACATACCCTGCTGAATTCATGACCCGGACAGGCCAATTCTTCTCAGAGTTTGTGGCCAGCTCCATTTTGATGTTTGTAATCTTTTCCCTAACCGACAAGGGAAATATGGCGGCCGGGCCCTTTATGCCAATTGCGATGTTCTTCACCATCTTTGGCATAGGCGCATGTTTTGGGTGGGAAACAGGATATGCCATCAATCTTGCTCGAGATTTTGGACCCCGACTGGTCTCGTACATGATTGGGTATGGACCAGAAGTATGGAGGGCGGGGAACTATTACTTTTGG GTACCAGTAGTGGCACCCTTCTTTGGGTGCACGTTCGGCGGCTGGCTATACGATATGTTTCTCTACGTCGGAACAGACAGCGTAATAAACACACCCTATATAGGGCTACACCGATTTGTGAGGCCAATGACCAAAAAGCACCAGGACGCTCAAAGCCCC
- a CDS encoding glycoside hydrolase family 16 protein (CAZy:GH16;~COG:G;~EggNog:ENOG410PFK0;~InterPro:IPR000757,IPR013320;~PFAM:PF00722;~SECRETED:SignalP(1-22);~TransMembrane:1 (n7-17c22/23o355-374i);~go_function: GO:0004553 - hydrolase activity, hydrolyzing O-glycosyl compounds [Evidence IEA];~go_process: GO:0005975 - carbohydrate metabolic process [Evidence IEA]), whose amino-acid sequence MKFRLNGQAAIGLLSCLTLVSSQTYTDCNPLEQSCSANPALGTSTNFDFTQGSSDEFTEIMAPTYGNDGAAFTVSKQGDAPMLQSNWYIMFGHVEFVIKAAPGVGIVSSAVLQSDDLDEIDWEWLGGNNEHVQSNYFGKGNTDTYNRAATHDNAGNHDDFHTYTIDWTKSHIVWQIDGKTVRVLTPDSAESNQYPQTPMMVRIGVWAGGDPNNPEGTIQWAGGKTDYTAGPFTMYLKSLKVTDYSTGNSYKYGDNSGSWQSIEADGGEVNGNSAAQTMTDVGPGPSITATADSGPIPFEGTHRQTTSYTPPNVYPWVPNPSSDGGSRDSPSTDLPGGWQFAGSGHVQPPSRSSMIYTPVYICLASLLAGFVLPFRP is encoded by the exons ATGAAGTTTCGTCTCAATGGCCAGGCGGCCATTGGTCTCCTCTCATGCTTGACCTTGGTTTCATCTCAAACATACACGGACTGCAATCCGCTGGAACAAT CCTGCTCTGCAAATCCCGCACTAGGAACCTCAACCAACTTCGACTTTACCCAGGGCTCTTCCGATGAGTTTACCGAAATCATGGCCCCGACATACGGCAACGACGGTGCAGCCTTTACCGTGTCCAAACAAGGCGACGCTCCGATGCTCCAGTCCAACTGGTATATCATGTTCGGACATGTTGAGTTCGTGATCAAGGCTGCACCGGGAGTGGGCATCGTTAGCAGTGCAGTCTTGCAGTCGGATGACCTGGATGAGATTGACTGGGAATGGCTGGGAGGCAACAATGAACATGTCCAATCAAATTACTTCGGAAAGGGCAACACCGACACGTACAACCGCGCAGCTACCCATGACAATGCAGGAAACCACGATGATTTCCACACTTATACCATCGACTGGACTAAGTCCCATATTGTGTGGCAGATCGACGGCAAAACCGTTCGCGTACTCACTCCCGACTCTGCAGAGTCCAATCAGTACCCCCAGACGCCCATGATGGTTAGGATTGGTGtctgggctggtggtgacCCTAACAATCCCGAGGGAACAATCC AATGGGCGGGTGGAAAGACCGATTATACCGCTGGTCCCTTCACAATGTACCTGAAGTCTCTCAAAGTAACCGACTATTCAACCGGCAATTCTTATAAATACGGTGATAACAGCGGATCATGGCAGTCAATTGAAGCAGATGGGGGCGAGGTCAATGGCAATAGTGCGGCCCAAACTATGACGGATGTTGGCCCAGGACCTTCGATAACCGCAACAGCTGACAGCGGCCCGATTCCATTTGAAGGAACACACCGCCAGACCACCAGTTATACCCCACCAAACGTATATCCCTGGGTCCCAAACCCAAGCAGTGATGGTGGCTCGCGTGATTCACCGTCCACCGATTTGCCAGGTGGTTGGCAATTTGCTGGTTCCGGACATGTGCAGCCGCCCAGTCGATCCTCTATGA TATACACCCCCGTCTACATCTGTCTCGCATCACTCCTGGCTGGGTTCGTCCTCCCCTTCCGGCCCTGA
- a CDS encoding sugar porter family MFS transporter (COG:G;~EggNog:ENOG410Q2RQ;~InterPro:IPR005829,IPR005828,IPR003663,IPR036259, IPR020846;~PFAM:PF00083,PF07690;~TransMembrane:11 (n14-25c37/38o61-82i94-111o117-140i152-170o185-206i274-296o316-334i341-364o370-391i412-430o442-465i);~go_component: GO:0016020 - membrane [Evidence IEA];~go_component: GO:0016021 - integral component of membrane [Evidence IEA];~go_function: GO:0022857 - transmembrane transporter activity [Evidence IEA];~go_process: GO:0055085 - transmembrane transport [Evidence IEA]), translating into MGSSFFKNSRVYMLSAVAYMGSFLFGYDTGVMGSVLALDSFKKDFNIPTGSTGFASSENANISSNVVALLTAGCFFGAIAAAFANDKYGRRNSLLVLSVIFMIGAAVQTGGKGTIAYIYGGRVIAGFGIGGMSAITPVYVSENCPPNVRGRIAGLFQEFLVIGVTISYWLCYGVDRNIPSSTKQWRIPVGFQLVPSGMMFVGLWFLKESPRWLMKQGRYDEATASLAFTRNAHPDSEEVQQELSEIRASIEEELLSTEGLTWRECLLPGNRLRFINAFIMMFWQQFSGTNSIGYYAPQLFQTIGVAATDTSLFTTGIYGVVKVVATGIFLLIGIDKIGRKWSLVTGGVWMAAMMFVLGGVLVSYPPDPDAGGGISSASIAMVVMVYLYVIGYSASWGPIPWVYISEIFPTRLRSYGVGMGSATQWLFNFVVTKFTPAAISNIGWRTFIMFGVFCFAMGIWVLVFVKETKGRSLEDMDALFGGNIHEQAVARKDVERTADAAEHPEGEKETSKHEEQVR; encoded by the exons ATGGGGTCGTCATTTTTCAAGAACTCGCGCGTGTACATGCTCAGTGCTGTAGCGTACATGGGTTCCTTTCTCTTTG GTTATGATACCGGTGTGATGGGCAGCGTGCTAGCCCTAGACAGCTTCAAAAAAGACTTCAACATCCCCACAGGCAGCACCGGGTTTGCCAGCAGCGAGAACGCAAATATCTCATCGAACGTCGTCGCCCTTTTGACTGCAGggtgcttcttcggcgccatCGCAGCCGCCTTCGCCAACGACAAATATGGCCGCCGCAACTCGCTCCTCGTTCTCTCCGTCATCTTCATGATCGGAGCCGCCGTGCAAACAGGCGGCAAGGGAACAATCGCCTACATCTACGGCGGGCGAGTCATTGCCGGGTTCGGCATCGGAGGCATGTCCGCCATCACCCCTGTCTATGTCTCCGAGAACTGTCCTCCCAACGTGCGCGGGCGCATTGCCGGACTGTTCCAAGAGTTCCTGGTCATTGGTGTCACAATTTCATACTGGCTCTGCTATGGAGTGGACCGCAACATCCCGTCGTCTACGAAGCAATGGCGGATCCCTGTTGGGTTCCAGCTCGTCCCTAGCGGGATGATGTTCGTCGGACTCTGGTTCCTGAAGGAGTCACCCCGCTGGCTCATGAAGCAGGGACGCTACGACGAGGCCACCGCCTCGCTGGCATTCACTAGGAATGCCCACCCGGATAGCGAAGAGGTCCAGCAGGAACTATCCGAGATCCGCGCCTCCATCGAAGAAGAGCTCCTATCCACCGAGGGTCTCACCTGGCGCGAGTGTCTCCTCCCCGGAAACAGACTCCGCTTCATCAACGCCTTTATCATGATGTTCTGGCAGCAGTTCAGTGGCACGAATTCGATCGGATACTACGCGCCCCAGCTCTTCCAAACAATTGGTGTCGCTGCTACAGACACCAGTCTCTTTACAACCGGTATCTATGGTGTCGTGAAAGTAGTCGCGACgggcatcttcctcctcattgGCATTGACAAGATTGGCCGCAAGTGGTCTCTTGTAACCGGTGGCGTCTGGATGGCCGCAATGATGTTCGTTCTAGGCGGTGTTCTAGTCTCTTATCCCCCCGACCCTGACGCAGGGGGTGGGATCTCCTCAGCATCAATCGCCATGGTCGTCATGGTATACCTCTACGTTATCGG ATACTCCGCCTCCTGGGGCCCCATTCCCTGGGTTTACATCTCGGAAATCTTCCCGACCCGCCTGCGCTCCTACGGCGTCGGAATGGGATCCGCGACACAATGGCTCTTCAACTTCGTCGTGACCAAATTCACACCCGCCGCAATCAGCAACATCGGATGGCGCACGTTCATCATGTTCGGTGTGTTCTGTTTCGCGATGGGCATCTGGGTGCTTGTCTTCGTCAAGGAGACCAAGGGCCGGTCACTGGAAGACATGGACGCGCTCTTCGGCGGGAATATCCATGAGCAGGCCGTTGCGCGGAAGGACGTTGAGAGGACCGCTGATGCGGCAGAGCATCCCgagggagaaaaggaaaccTCTAAGCATGAGGAGCAGGTGCGTTGA
- a CDS encoding uncharacterized protein (COG:S;~EggNog:ENOG410PRSA;~TransMembrane:3 (n8-19c27/28o88-108i120-143o163-186i)): MNNIAAKVVVCVIGLVGTLGIHGRARADGSTALLLEALDSPTPYILPGTDSILTSTFTKFKPLDYILRLLVLFWWETLDGSHPDTSAIGFYFLGQLLPCIVIVYLDALRGEKPSLVKPTLWLLLFQVGTVGATGFIWAIAYIISSPTVRLKIPADTLRRSSMIRSPVYVLLLLPALALGYGIPALFMSLPSSSTSNPPLHYSFFALSYGKYCHDLFSAQLLQALMAKELQPPTTFMQSE, from the exons ATGAACAATATTGCTGCTAAAGTTGTGGTCTGCGTGATCGGTCTTGTTGGAACCTTGGGAATCCATGGCCGCGCCAGAGCAGATGGATCAACAGCACTTCTGCTCGAGGCGCTGGATAGCCCAACCCCGTATATTCTCCCAGGCACAGACTCTATTCTGACCAGCACATTCACCAAGTTCAAGCCCCTTGACTACATCCTGCGCCTGCTTGTATTATTCTGGTGGGAGACGCTCGATGGCTCTCATCCAGACACTTCGGCCATAGGCTTCTACTTCCTTGGACAGCTTTTGCCGTGCATCGTCATCGTTTACTTGGATGCATTGCGCGGGGAGAAGCCCAGTTTAGTAAA GCCTACACTCtggcttctcctctttcaGGTCGGCACCGTTGGGGCAACCGGCTTCATTTGGGCCATCGCGTATATCATATCATCTCCGACTGTCCGGCTTAAGATACCCGCAGACACCTTAAGGCGCTCTTCCATGATTCGTTCCCCAGTTTATGTGCTGCTTCTATTGCCTGCTCTCGCCCTCGGGTATGGTATTCCGGCGTTGTTCATGTCGCTgccgtcttcatcaacatcaaacccTCCGCTC CACtattccttcttcgccctATCCTACGGCAAATACTGCCACGATCTGTTCTCCgcgcagctcctccaagccctaatGGCAAAGGAGCTGCAACCACCCACCACCTTTATGCAATCCGAGTAA
- a CDS encoding uncharacterized protein (COG:S;~EggNog:ENOG410PHT6;~InterPro:IPR000383,IPR029058;~go_function: GO:0016787 - hydrolase activity [Evidence IEA]) has translation MASTAVATGQAWSTGRVGLFGVSYYSGSQWKVVAKRPKGLACIIPWEGMSDYYRDRCRHGGIFSNSYITFWWNRQVITNQYGQPGRAASRWGDDTIEGDLSVEELGDNIRDQTPTTPRTGSLMTSTT, from the exons ATGGCGAGTACCGCAGTGGCGACCGGCCAGGCCTGGTCGACCGGGAGGGTTGGGTTGTTTGGGGTTAGTTACTATTCTG GAAGCCAATGGAAAGTAGTAGCCAAACGGCCGAAGGGCCTTGCCTGCATTATCCCCTGGGAAGGAATGTCGGATTACTACCGGGACCGGTGTCGGCATGGCGGGATCTTCTCGAACAGCTATATCACCTTCTGGTGGAATCGGCAGGTCATCACTAATCAGTATGGCCAACCAGGTAGAGCAGCTTCGCGGTGGGGAGACGATACTATTGAAGGCGATCTGTCGGTAGAGGAGCTCGGTGACAACATTCGTGACCAAACTCCGACAACGCCGCGAACCGGTTCCTTGATGACGAGTACTACGTGA
- a CDS encoding uncharacterized protein (COG:S;~EggNog:ENOG410PWTZ;~TransMembrane:7 (o20-40i60-81o101-123i135-162o182-203i215-236o256-274i)): MSSAVIGKPPPGLDLSEDRIAQNDGIVAAVMAIATVFVGLRFWARTTNRSATLEYDDWSLLVALAFAYGTGVCCILGGAYGIGKHIWVVEPDDVVQSMKIIFSYVILYATTVPMVKISVLLLYHRIFRFTWSIYVCAFLSIGYTISVSTTISLACVPTSFFWTQWVDPLSGGYCRINLYNFYLWNGVANLFTDVIILCVPIPVVWKLQMPRPQKFAICGIFLLGGFVCVATIVRVYTITKMKSSVDITWVIGDAMIWSNVEPCIGIVSACLPTLRPLLRRIPKLGLFSSHLTRGSRSNSKPGMPGADPESITNSANRSAYRSANAKRGRFRPEEDEIYLTTDVGRGSSLRKYDEVLVTNESVGSENDSVPMQIRVNHKFQWSEENR, encoded by the exons ATGTCGAGTGCTGTCATTGGAAAGCCCCCGCCGGGTTTGGACTTGAGCGAAGACCGCATCGCGCAGAATGATGGCATTGTCGCGGCCGTCATGGCCATTGCCACGGTCTTCGTCGGCCTGCGCTTCTGGGCTCGAACGACGAACCGCAGTGCGACTCTAGAATACGACGACTGGTCGCTTCTGGTGGCTCTG GCGTTCGCGTACGGGACAGGGGTATGCTGCATACTAG GCGGCGCATACGGCATAGGGAAGCATATATGGGTGGTGGAACCAGATGACGTTGTGCAGAGCATGAAG ATCATCTTCTCCTATGTCATCCTCTACGCCACGACCGTCCCAATGGTCAAGATCTCCGTCCTGCTCCTCTACCACCGCATCTTCCGCTTCACCTGGAGCATCTACGTCTGTGCGTTCCTCTCCATCGGGTACACGATCTCGGTGTCGACCACCATCTCGCTGGCCTGTGTCCCGacctccttcttctggacGCAGTGGGTAGATCCTCTGAGCGGCGGTTATTGCCGGATCAACCTATATAACTTTTACCTCTGGAACGGCGTCGCAAACCTATTCACCGACGTGATCATCCTCTGCGTCCCGATCCCAGTCGTGTGGAAACTGCAAATGCCGCGGCCCCAGAAATTCGCCATCTGCGGTATCTTCCTGCTGGGAGGATT TGTCTGCGTCGCAACAATCGTCCGCGTCTACACAATCACCAAAATGAAAAGCTCCGTCGACATCACCTGGGTCATCGGCGACGCCATGATCTGGTCCAACGTTGAGCCCTGCATCGGTATTGTCAGCGCCTGCCTGCCCACCCTGCGCCCTCTGCTCCGCCGCATCCCCAAGCTCGGTCTATTCAGCTCGCACCTCACGCGAGGCTCTCGCTCAAACAGCAAGCCCGGAATGCCGGGGGCGGACCCGGAGAGTATCACGAACTCTGCCAATCGGTCTGCGTACCGCTCGGCGAATGCCAAGCGGGGGCGATTTCggccggaggaggacgagatcTATCTTACGACTGATGTGGGCAGGGGGAGTAGTCTGAGGAAGTATGATGAGGTGTTGGTGACGAATGAAAGCGTGGGCTCTGAGAATGATTCGGTGCCCATGCAGATTCGCGTGAACCACAAGTTTCAGTGGAGTGAGGAGAATCGGTGA
- the TM1 gene encoding TIM-barrel enzyme family protein (COG:S;~EggNog:ENOG410PGVD;~InterPro:IPR009215,IPR015813,IPR013785;~PFAM:PF09370;~go_function: GO:0003824 - catalytic activity [Evidence IEA]), whose amino-acid sequence MAPPTNRDEILARLRRQISDGKPIVGAGAGIGLSAKSVEAGGGDLIIIYNSGRFRMAGHGSLAGLMPYSNANEVVVEMASEVLPVVQHTPVIAGVCGTDPLKDMPRFLAQLRDLGFAGVQNFPTVGLIDGQFRANLEETGMGFGKEVEMIRGAAGMGLVTTPYVFNVGEAEAMARAGADVLVAHMGLTTSGTIGAKSGKGLEECVKEIQAIRDAAVRIREDVIVLCHGGPIAKPEDARVVLERVKGLHGFFGASSMERLPVEVAIKDTTKEFKGIAISN is encoded by the exons ATGgcaccaccaaccaaccgcgacgagatcctcgcccgcctccgccgccaaatCTCAGACGGAAAGCCCATCGTCGGCGCTGGAGCCG GAATCGGCCTATCCGCCAAATCCGTCGaagccggcggcggcgacctAATCATAATCTACAACAGCGGCCGATTCCGCATGGCCGGCCACGGCAGTCTCGCGGGGCTAATGCCCTACAGCAACGCCAACGAAGTCGTCGTGGAGATGGCGTCGGAAGTGCTCCCTGTGGTGCAGCACACGCCCGTGATCGCGGGAGTCTGCGGCACCGATCCACTGAAAGACATGCCGCGGTTTCTGGCGCAGCTCCGGGATTTGGGGTTTGCGGGGGTGCAGAATTTCCCGACGGTGGGGCTCATTGATGGGCAGTTTCGGGCGAATCTGGAGGAGACGGGGATGGGGTttgggaaggaggttgagatgATTAGGGGCGCGGCGGGGATGGGGCTTGTGACGACGCCGTATGTGTTTAATGTTGGGGAGGCGGAGGCCATGGCGCGTGCTGGGGCGGATGTGCTGGTTGCGCATATGGGACTGACGACGAGTGGGACGATTGGGGCGAAGAGCGGGAAGGGGCTTGAGGAGTGTGTCAAGGAGATTCAGGCGATCAGGGATGCGGCTGTGAGGATTCGCGAGGATGTTATTGTGCTCTGTCATGGGGGCCCGATTGCGAAGCCGGAGGATGCGAGGGTTGTGCTTGAGCGGGTGAAGGGGCTGCATGGGTTCTTTGGGGCCAGCTCGATGGAGAGATTGCCTGTTGAGGTTGCTATTAAAGATACGACAAAGGAGTTCAAGGGGATTGCCATAAGTAATTGA
- a CDS encoding Tm-1-like ATP-binding domain-containing protein (COG:S;~EggNog:ENOG410PKND;~InterPro:IPR044122,IPR008322;~PFAM:PF06792) has product MPHIILLGTLDTKRSETLYLQDQLHQTALRLSQPIQITLIDCGCRPTTDDAITITQPELISKYAPDENPKKEPWELPRGEAIKFLSDCATRAVAELLSTTEEIHGIVGTGGSGGTSLISSVMRDAAPIGLPKLIVSTVASGNTGPVVGECDITLMYSVVDIAGSNRLLRDVLENAAGSIFGMASAYQHRLVQRHQEDTQLQGGEKKTRIGITMFGVTTPCVDQIRSHLEGKYPDAVEIYVFHATGHGGKAMERLVEEGQLDAILDITTTEICDLIAGGEMSCEEDRLETGLRRGIPNIISIGATDMVNFGPMDTVPPKYKKRRLFVHNPSVTLMRTNCEEGNKIASFIADKVKQFASDPGMVEVWIPQGGVSSISTKGSVFEDGDADGALFGSLVAGLDKTEVEAVMDGRDVNDPGFAADIADRLMELVEKHAQKAR; this is encoded by the coding sequence ATGCCGCATATCATCCTTCTCGGCACGCTGGATACCAAGCGCTCCGAAACCCTCTATTTGCAAGACCAACTCCACCAAACCGCCCTCCGCCTGTCTCAGCCTATACAAATCACCCTGATCGACTGCGGCTGTCGTCCAACAACCGACGATGCAATCACAATAACCCAGCCCGAGCTGATATCCAAATACGCTCCCGACGAAAACCCAAAGAAAGAGCCATGGGAACTGCCAAGGGGCGAGGCAATAAAGTTCCTATCCGACTGCGCAACACGCGCTGTCGCCGAGCTCCTGTCCACGACAGAAGAAATCCACGGCATCGTCGGTACAGGCGGGAGTGGAGGGACGAGTCTGATTTCGTCGGTCATGCGAGATGCAGCGCCAATCGGCCTGCCCAAGTTAATCGTTAGCACGGTTGCATCAGGGAATACAGGCCCTGTTGTCGGTGAATGCGATATCACGCTCATGTACTCGGTCGTGGATATTGCGGGGTCGAACAGGTTGCTTCGCGATGTGCTGGAGAATGCCGCCGGGTCGATCTTCGGGATGGCCTCTGCGTATCAGCACCGTCTTGTGCAACGTCATCAGGAAGATACCCAGCTCCAGgggggggagaagaaaacacgCATCGGGATAACCATGTTCGGTGTAACGACGCCCTGTGTTGATCAGATCCGGTCTCATCTTGAGGGAAAGTATCCTGACGCAGTGGAAATCTATGTCTTCCACGCGACTGGACACGGCGGGAAAGCCATGGAGCggctggttgaagaaggacaGCTCGATGCGATCCTCGACATCACGACGACGGAAATCTGCGACCTGATTGCAGGCGGAGAGATGAGCTGTGAGGAGGATAGACTGGAGACGGGGCTGCGTAGGGGAATCCCCAATATCATATCTATCGGCGCGACGGATATGGTTAACTTCGGACCGATGGATACAGTTCCGCCAAAGTATAAGAAGAGGAGGCTTTTCGTGCATAACCCGAGTGTGACGCTGATGAGGACGAACTGCGAAGAGGGTAACAAGATTGCGTCGTTCATTGCTGACAAGGTGAAGCAGTTTGCGAGCGATCctgggatggtggaggtttGGATTCCTCAGGGAGGCGTTAGTAGCATCTCGACCAAGGGAAGCGtgtttgaggatggggatgctgATGGGGCCCTCTTTGGGTCtttggtggctgggttggatAAGACCGAGGTGGAGGCTGTGATGGATGGAAGGGATGTGAATGATCCTGGGTTTGCAGCTGATATTGCGGATCGATTGATGGAGTTGGTTGAGAAGCATGCTCAAAAGGCACGTTAG
- a CDS encoding uncharacterized protein (InterPro:IPR008816;~PFAM:PF05433;~antiSMASH:Cluster_4.2;~go_component: GO:0019867 - outer membrane [Evidence IEA]) — protein MANREYYGESVPAHLSGEETRNFNTMQGPEYNSTQQPWNNNVNHSNYEQAPMDYQQQPWADPNNPANVNNAEGEKGLGSTVVGGAGGAYVGHQVGKKSDHGTLGTIGGAVAGAVMANMASNAVKGKHNQGQTQGQGCCNNHGCSNCHQQGLGLGGGRMGLGLGGGLMGRRVGRLERRVDRLHGF, from the exons ATGGCCAACCGCGAATACTACGGCGAAAGCGTTCCCGCTCACTTGTCTGGCGAGGAGACCCGGAATTTCAATACAATGCAGGGTCCTGAGTACAACTCTACACAG CAACCATGGAATAACAATGTCAACCACTCCAACTATGAGCAAGCCCCAATGGActaccaacaacaaccatgGGCCgaccccaacaacccagccaacGTCAATAATGCTGAAGGTGAAAAAGGTCTAGGCTCTACGGTTGTCGGCGGTGCAGGT GGTGCATACGTCGGGCACCAAGTTGGCAAGAAATCCGATCATGGCACGCTAGGCACCATCGGCGGTGCGGTCGCTGGAGCAGTGATGGCCAATATGGCGAGTAATGCAGTGAAGGGGAAGCATAATCAGGGGCAGACGCAAGGACAGGGATGTTGCAATAACCACGGCTGTTCCAATTGCCATCAACAGGGACTAGGACTAGGCGGAGGTCGAATggggcttgggcttggaggtGGCTTGATGGGCCGTCGTGTTgggaggttggagaggagagtgGATAGACTTCATGGGTTTTGA